The genomic window GGCAGCCCGGCCAGTGGCGAGGCGCTGAACTGCGGCGACGGTGTCGAGGTCAAGAAGCCGACCGAGGCCGAACCGAGCGAGGCGCCGACCGAGGAGTCCGCACCGCCCGTCGAGCCCAGCGTCTCGACCACCCCGGAGCCGTCGATTTCGACTAGCGTTCCGGTGGACGGTGACGAGGAGGTGGACGCTCCCGACGACGACGTCACCACGTCCACCAGCGCGACTACCCGGCCGGCCACGACCCAGCCGACCATCACGGTGCCGACCAGCCGGCCGACCACTACCCGGACCAACAGCCCGAAGCCGTCACTCTCGACGACTACGCCGGCTCCCGACCCGACGACCACGACGCCATCACCCGACCCGACGACCACCACGCCCGCACCCGACCCGACGACCGCGGACCCGTCCGGCAGCTGACACGGGCGGCCGAGATGTGAGGAGTGGCCGCCCATGTTGTGCTGGTTCTGTGTCGAGGGCGCGCGAGCGACGTGCCGGTTCTGTGGCCGGGGCGTGTGTGCCGAGCACGCGCGCTTCGGGCCCTACCTGCTGGAGGTGACCCGGTCGCGAGTGCGCGACCGGGCCGAGGCCCTGGTGGTGGAGGACGCGGTGCAGTGCGGCACGTGCCATCCCCGCCCACAGCCGATCGTGATGCCCGAGCTGGACTGAGTCAGGATCAGGGCGTCATCTGGCATCTGATCTCCTGCAACTGGTCGCGCAGCCGGTCCCGGACCTCGGTGAGCTGATCGAGGTAACCGTCCACCTCGGCCAGCTTGCGGCGCAGCACGGCGGCCGAATCGGGGCAGACGTGGCCGGAGCTGTTGCCGGCCCGCAGGCACTCGACGAAGGGCCGGATGTCGCCGACACCGAAGCCGTCGGCGAGCAGGGCGCGGATCTCGTGCACCACGCGCAGTTCGCCGTCGTCGTACTGCCGGTAGCCGTTGGCGTCCCGGCGCGGGCGGATCAGTCCGTGCTCCTCGTAGTAGCGCAGCGTCCGCGGGCTGGTGCCGGCCCGCTCGGCCAGCTCTCCGATCAGCATGAGGCCATCCCTCCGATCAGCATGAACACCACGGTAGGCCCTCACACCGGCGTCAAGGCAAGGGCGTGCGCGGGGTGGCAGGATGGTCGGATGATCGACGGTCCGGTGGCGTTCGTACTCGGTGGCGGGGGTGTCCTCGGCGCGGTCGAGGTGGGGATGTTGCGGGCCCTGTTCCGGGCCGGCTTCCGGCCGGACTATGTGGTCGGCACCTCGATCGGCGCGGTCAACGGGGCCCTGGTCGCCTCCGATCCGTCCGAGGGGGTCACCGAGCGGCTGGTCCGGCTCTGGACGTCACCGGAAGCGGCGGCGGTCTACGGCGATTCGCTGGGCCGGCAGATGCGCCGGTTCGCGGCCCGCACCCACCTGCACTCGCCCCGCCCGCTGCGCCGCCTGCTGGAGGCCGAGCTGGGGGAGTCGGCCACCTTCGCCGATCTGAAAGTGCCGTTCCACTGCTGTGCGGCGAGCATCGAGCGGGCGGCCGAGCACTGGTTCGACAGCGGGCCGCTGGTCGAGGCGGTGCTGGCGTCGTCGGCGGTGCCCGGGTTGCTGCCGCCGATGGAGATCGGTGGCGAGCACTATGTGGACGGTGGCATCGTGAACTCGATCCCGATCGGTGAGGCGGTCCGGCTCGGGGCGAAAATGATCTTCGTGTTGCAGGTTGGCCGGGTGGAGCGTCAGCTCAGCGTGCCGAAACGGCCGTGGGAGGTGGCGCAGGTGGCGTTCGAGATCGCCCGCCGGCACCGGTTCGCGCGGGAGATGGCGGCGCTGCCGGACGATGTGCGGGTGCATGTGCTGCCCAGCGGTGGTGGGGAGCCGGAGAACCGGGACGACTCGCCGTGGGCGTACCGGGACATGGCTTCGGTCGGGCGCCGGATCAGCCGCGCCTACACCGCCTCCCGGCGATACCTGACCGCGAACGTGCATCCGCTCCCGTCGTTGCCGTCGCCGCCGGAGTCGTGATGGGACTTCCCCCGGTCTGGGTACGCCGTCTGGTCCTCGCCCCCACGGTGATCCTGTTGGCCGCGACGCTGGTGACCACGTTGCCGGTCTGGCTGCTGCTGGCGCTCGCGGTCTCCCCGCTGGTGCCCGGCCGGCTGCGGGTGCCACGGCTGGTGTTCCTGCTCGTCGTCTATCTGGTGTGGGACGCGGTGGCGCTGGTGGCGCTGGCCGTCCTGTGGGTGGCGTCGGGTTTCGGCTGGCGGATCCGGTCGCCCTGGTTCCAGCGGGCTCACTACGTACTCACCGGGTTCTTCTTGAAGACCTTGTTCTGGTTCGCCCGCTGGTCGCTGCACCTGGAGATCGAGGTGGTCGGCACCGACCCGGACACCGCCCAGCCGGGCCGCCCGGAGATCGTGGTGAGCCGGCACGCCGGGCCGGGTGACTCGGTCATGCTGATCCACGGCCTGGTCAACTGGTTCGCCCGGGAGCCGCGGATCGTGTTGAAAGCCGCGCTGCAGTGGGATCCGGCGGTGGACGTGCTGCTCAACCGTCTGCCGAACCGGTTCATCTCGCCGGGCCGGACCCGGACGGCGACCCTGGAGGAGCAGATCGGCGAACTGGCCACCGGCCTGGACGAGAACGACGCCTTCGTGATCTTCCCGGAGGGCGGCAACTTCACCCCGCGCCGCAAGGTCAACGCCATCGCCCGGCTGCGGGCCCGAGGGCTGCACGACATGGCCGGGCGGGCCGAGCGGATGCGCAATCTGCTGCCGCCGAAACCGGGCGGGCTGCTGGCCGCCATCGAGGCCGCCCCGGACGCCGGGGTCATCTTCGTGGCTCACACCGGGCTGGACCGGATGGTGACCGTCGCCGACGTCTGGCGCGAGCTGCCGATGGACAAGAAGCTGGTGATGCGGTTCTGGAGTGTGCCTCCGGAGGAGGTGCCGGCCGGCGAGCAGGAACGGATCGACTGGCTCTACGACTGGTGGGCCCGGATCGACGCCTGGATCGACGAGAACCGGCCGGCACCGCGACCGCTGTGGACGCCCCGGACTCAGGCGCCGCCGAGGGCCTGATAGACCTCCGCCGGGGCCTCGACCACCTGCGCGGCCGGCGGCTGCGCGGCGGTCACCGGGTCGCCGTAACCGGTGTAGAGAGCCTCGATCGGCACGATCGGCTTACCCTGCACCGCGGGCGGCTGGATGGTCAGCACCGAGAGGCGGCCCTGCTCGTCGAGACCGGCGGTGAACGGTACGTGCTGCGCTTCCGGCCCGTACCCGTCGATGGTCACCTTGTCGATCCCGGCCACCCCGGCGGCCTTGGTGAGGTCGAGGGTGCCGGCGTAGGAGCGTGAGCCGGTGGACCGCACGTCGGTGGTGGAACCGAGCAGGTCAGCCGTGTTCACCGGGTCGATCTGGCCGGGGCGCAGGCCCACGTTCGCACCCTCGGGGAGACGGGTGATGTCCAGGTGGGTCCAGGTGTTCTCCTTGGTCACGCCGGGGATCTGCGCGTAGAGGTCCTGACCCAGGAGCAGGGACTTGACAGTGAGCTGGGTGTTGGTGCCGGTGGCGGTCAGTTCCGCGCTGCCCTTGCTGCTCGGCGCGTCGATCGCCGCGACCAGGTTGAACCCGGTGCCGGCCGTCACGGTAGCGCGGAAGCTGGTGGTGCCGAGGGCCGCGGTGGCCTGGGCGAGAGCCGTGGTCGCCGCGGGGTCGGCCACCGAGGACGCCGAAGGTGCGGCGGTCGCGGGCGCGGAGGGGGTGGTGGGGGTCGTCGTCGACGTCCCACTCGGGTTGCTGCAGCCCGCCAGTGCGATGGCGGCGGCTACGGCCAGTACAGGTGCCCGCATGATCGTCCTTCCTGAAGATGCCGGTCGATCTGCCGTCTGTGCCCGATCGGTCGTGTCAGCAAACGGACATCGGTCGGCCCCGGTTTCAAAAACGATCATGGGCGGGGCATGATGGGTGGAAGGACCAGCACGAGCACGCACAGGGGGAGGTCTCGTGAGATTCGAGGTCAGCAAGGTCCTCGACGCCATCGAGACCCGGCTCACCACTGACCCGGCACTCGCCCGGGCCGTGGTCGATCTGGCCGAGGTCGTGCGTTATGCCGATCTCGACGGAGGCCGGCCGGCCAGCCTGGTCCGCCTCGGGCTCCTGGTCGACGCGCTTGGGCGCTACATGTCCGAGGAGAACGTCCCGGTTTTCGCCGTGGTGCCCCGGGCCCTGCTCTCCGACACCGATCTGACCTCCAATGAGCGCATGGTGGTGCGCCGCTGGGCCGATGACGGCAAGGTCGAGGTCGTCCCGTCGGTCGAGGACCGCCCGCTGGAGGTGGCCGAGATGCTCGGCCTGCCAGTCCTGACTCGGGACCGCGAGGACCACTTCCGTGGCAACCGCCCCTGGGTGACCGAGCCCGGCCGGCTGCTCGCGCTGGTGTCCGGCCAGGGCGGCCCGGCGCTGGTGGCCCGGGTCGGCCGCGGTGAGGTGGCGCCGCCGGTGTCGCGTTCCCCGCTCGGGGACCGGCTGCTCGCCCGGGTGTGGCGCTGCCCGTCGACCAGCTGCAACGCCTACGGCGACGGTGGCGACGCGGACAGCCCGTTCGCCGACATGCGCACCTACACCAGCCCGGTCTCGCAGCCGCCGCCGGCGCTGCGGTCCGGTGTGCCGACCTGCCCCCGGCACGGTGACCGGCTCCGTGACGTCGGGCCCCGCCCGGCGACCGAGGTCTTCTCGGTCCGCGTCGACGGCGTCATCCGGCAGCGGTTCGTGGTCTCCGAGGACCGTGCGGTGGTGATCGGCCGGGCACCGGAGGGTGGCTCCGGGGTGATGCTGGGCCAGTGGCTCACCGACGAAGCCCGCAAGTGGATCAGCCGCGGGCACGTCCAGCTGTCGCTGCGCAACGGCGAGATCACCGTCACCGACATCAGCATGAACGGTTCGGGCGTCCGGCCGAACGGCTCGATGGACGACGACATGCGGATCACGCTGCGCCGGGACGAGAGCCGCCCGGTCAACATCGACGACATCGTCGAGCTGTACGCCAACGTGCTGGTGGGCCGTTCGCGGCTCTGGTCCAGCGGCGGCCTGGTGCAGCCCGAGTCGGTGATGGGCGAAGCGCCGACGATGGCGTTCCGCCCAGTCGGCCGCTAGACCTTCACCACATCGGCCAGGTGCGCGAGCGCCTGGTCGATCTCCTCCTCGGTGACCACCAGCGGCGGCGCCAGCCGGATCGTCGAACCGTGGGTGTCCTTGGCCAGCACACCCCGCTCGGCGAGCCGCTCACACGCCTGCCGCCCGGTCATCAGCGCCGGATCGATGTCGACCCCGGCCCACAGCCCGCGCCCGCGGACCGCCACCACACCGTGCCCGATCAGTTCCGTCAGCCCGGCGTGCAAACGGGCGCCGAGCCGTTCCGAGCGCTCCTGGAACTCTCCACCGGCCAGCAGCGTGACCACCTCGGCCCCGACCGCGCAGGCCAGCGGGTTGCCGCCGAACGTGGAGCCGTGTTCACCGGGCTTGAGCACGCCGAGCACGTCCCGGTCGGCGGCGACCGCCGACACCGGCACGATCCCGCCGCCCAGGGCTTTGCCGAGCACGTACATGTCCGGGACCACACCCTCGTGCTCGATCGCGAAGGTCTTCCCGGTCCGGCCCAGCCCCGACTGGATCTCGTCGGCGATCAGCAGCACGTTGTCGGCGGTGCACAGTTCCCGCAGCCCGGCGAAGAACCCGGCCGGCGGCACCAGCACCCCGGCCTCGCCCTGGATCGGCTCCATCAGCACGGCGACCGTGTTGGGGGTGATCGCGGCGCGCACCGCGTCCAGATCGCCGTAGGGGACCACCACGAACCCCGGGGTGTACGGCCCGAAGTCGGCACGCGCGTCCGGGTCGGTGGAGAAACTGACGATCGTGGTGGTACGCCCGTGGAAGTTGTCCGCCGCCACGATGATCTCGGCCTGCCCGTCCGGGACACCCTTGACCCGGTAACCCCACTTGCGGGCCACCTTGATCGCGGTCTCGACGGCTTCGGCGCCGGTGTTCATCGGCAGCACCAGGTCCTTGCCGCACAGCCGCGCCAGGCCGCCGCAGAACTCGGCGAACCGGTCGTGCACGAAGGCCCGGCTGGTCAGGGTGACCTTGTCGAGCTGGGCGTGGGCGGCCGCGATCAGCCCCGGGTGCCGGTGCCCGAAGTTGAGCGCCGAATAGCCGGCCAGGAAGTCCAGGTAGCGCCGGCCGTCGACGTCGGTGACCCAGGAACCCTCGGCTTCGGCGACGACCACCGGCAGCGGGTGATAGTTGTGGGCGGTCCAGAGCTCGGCGTCCGCGAGGGCGTCGGGCGTACGGAATTCAACAGTCGTCATGAACGGACCTCCAGCGTGCAGCACTTGGGACCGCCGCCGGCTTTGCGCAGCTCGGAAAGGTCGACCCCGATGGTCTTGTAGCCGGCCCGGTTCAGATCCGCGGCCAGTCGGACGGCCTGCGACGGCAGGACCACGGTCTCGCCGTCGCTGACCGCGTTGAGGCCCAGCACGGCCGCGTCCTCCGGCGTTGCGATGATCGCATTCGGGAAGAGCTGCCGGAGCACGGACTGCGAACCCGGCGAGAAGGCCTGCGGCAGGTACGCGATGTTCTGCTCGTCCAGCACGCAGAGCGCGGTGTCGAGGTGGTAGTAGGCCGGATCGACCAGTTGCAGGGTGATCACCGGCCGCTGGAGGAACTCCTGGGTCTCGGCGTGTGACGCGTGCGCGGTCCGGAACCCGGTGCCGGCCAGCAGCACGTCACCGGCGAGCAGGATGTCGCCCTCGCCCTCGTTGGTCTGCTTGGGCTCACGCACCTCGAAGCCGTGCTCCCGGAACCAGCCGGCGTACGCCGGGGCCTCGTCGGCCCGCTCAGCGTCCCGGAACTGCACGCCCAGCACCCGCCCGTCGACCACGGTGCCACCGTTGGCGGCGAAGACCATGTCGGGCAGGCCCGGCAGCGGCTCGATCAGGTCGACCGTGTGGCCGAGCCCGAGGAAGATCTCTCGCAGGTTGTCCCACTGGCGAACGGCGAGTGCGTTGTCGTACGGCGCCGTCGGGTCCATCCACGGATTGATCCGGTACGTGACGGCGAAGTGGGTGGGCCGGCACATCAGGTAGCGGCGCGTGATGCTCATGAAGAAGAACGGTAGGCGGCCGGAGGTTCCAGCGGCCCTGGATCAATCTTGCGTGAGCCGGTCGATCGTTGCGTGATCATCAGCGGGCGCGGTGATTCATTGCAAAGGCCCCGGCGGGGAGGTGAACCACCACCCATGCCGGGGCCTTGGCGACTCCAGCGAACCGCCAGAGAGTGCCGGGGCGAGACGATCTGAGCCGTCCCGGTTCCGAGAGAGGCACCGGTTCTCACCGGCGCCGTTGATCTAGTGGGTACCCGTCAGATCCGGTTCTGAAACTGTGTGTCAAGCCACGTCCGGAACTCCGGAACCGTCTGGACGTCGGTGCCCAGCCACCAGAGCTGCCCGGCCAGCGCGAGCACACCGACCACCAGAGCGGCGATCGACACCAGGACACCGATCAGCGCGCTGCTCTTGCCCGCGACATGCCGCTTGCGGGTGCCGAAGACACCGGCCAGCGACAGCACCAGGGCGAGACCGGACACCCCGACGCCGTAGCCCAGCAGCGGGCCGGAGAGCACCAGCAGGGCTCCGGCGACCGCGAGGATCAGGCCGAGGGTGGCGGCGAAACTGGTGCGGGCCTTAGGGGCGGGCGCCGCGGGCACGGCGACCGGCTCCGCGATGGCCCGGGCCCGTTCGGCCTCGGTCGGAGCGGAAGTGGTACGGACCGGAGCGTTGGTGGGGCCGGCCGGAGCCGTTGTGGGGCGGACCGGAGCCGTCGTGGGACGGACCGGGGGAAGCGTCGAGGTGGTGGATGCGCTGTCGTCCCGGCGGGCAGTCACCGGCGTGCGCTCGGTGACCGCTTCATCGGCCGTGGACTGGCGAGGGAACGTAGGGATCCTCACGTCAGTACCTCCTAGGCGGTGTGACGTGTCTCCTTACCCCGACCGGCTACAAACGACACCAACGGCACGGGCGGGCCACCCGCAAGGGTGCACCCGCCCGGAGACGTGGTCGGAACAGACGTGGGTCAGACCAGCGGAGACGACGAGGGGACGTCGGCAGCCTTGGCGATCACGTGGTCGACCAGGCCATACTCCTTGGCCTGGATCGCGGTGAACCAGCGGTCGCGGTCGGAGTCGCGGTTGATCTCCTCTGGGGTGTGCCCGGAGTGGAAGGCGATCCGCTCGTTCATCACCTGCTTGATGTGCAGCATGCTCTCGGCCTGGATGGCGATGTCGGCTGCGGTGCCGCCGATGCCGCCGGAGAGCTGGTGCATCATCACCCGGGCGTGCGGCAGCGCGTAACGCTTGCCGGGGGTGCCGGCGCAGAGCAGGAACTGCCCCATCGAGGCCGCCATGCCCATCGCGATGGTGGCCACGTCGTTCTTGATGTACTGCATCGTGTCGTAGACGGCCATGCCGGCGCTGATCGAGCCGCCGGGCGAGTTGATGTAGAGCGCGATGTCGCGCTCGGAGTCCTCGGAGGCGAGCAGGAGCATCTGCGCACAGATGCGGTTGGTCACCTCGTCGTTGACCTCGCTGCCGAGGAAGATGATCCGTTCCCGGAGGAGCCTTTCGAACACCTGGTCGTCGAAGGTCGCACCGCCACCGCGCATAGTCGTCTCAATGCTCATGGACCCACTTTCTCGCAGTGTCCGACGGGATCCCAGCGATTCGCCTGAAGGGCGAATCAGCTCACGGCATAATGCCCGGCTACCTTTGTGCCGTGCCGGAGGGACATACCATTCACCGCCTCGCCGCCCGCCATCGTGAGCTCTTCGCGGGGCAGCCGGTGCGAGCGAGCAGCCCACAGGGACGTTTCGCGTCGGGTGCCGCGTCGATCGACGGGCGTGTGCTGCGCGACACCGAGGCGTTCGGGAAACATCTGTTCCACCACTACGAGGGCGATCGGATCCTGCACGTCCATCTGGGCCTGTACGGCAAGTTCGCCGACGGACAGTTGCCGGCCCCGGCGCCGGTGGGTCAGCTGCGCATGGTGCTGACCGGTTCTGATCACTGGCTGGAGCTGCGCGGCCCGACCGCGTGCGAGGTGCTCGACCCGGCCGCGGCGGACCTTCTGCGAGCCCGGCTCGGTGCCGACCCGCTGCGCGACGACGCCGAGCCCGCCACCGCGTACGCCCGGATCAGGTCCAGCACCAAACCGCTCTTCGCCCTGCTCCTGGACCAGTCGGTGGTCGCCGGATGCGGTCTGATCTACGCCAACGAGGTGCTCTTCCGGGCCGGTCTGGCCCCGGAGACGCCCGGCATCGCGATCGACCCGGCCCGCTGGACCGCGATCTGGGACGACCTGCGGGCGCTGATGAAGGAAGGCGTGCTGCACGGCCGGATCGACACCGTGCACACCCGGCACACCCCGGAGGCGATGCGGCGGGCGCCCCGGGTCGACCGGCACGGCGGTGAGGTGTACGTCTACCGCCGTCCCGGTCAGCCCTGTCTGGTCTGCGGAACCTCGATCACGATGGGTGCGATGGCCGGCCGGAACCTGTACCGGTGCCCGTCCTGCCAGCCGTCGCAGCCCGTCACGTGGTCGCGGAAGCGCTCGGGGTAGCCGACGGGGTGCCCGCTTCCTGCGGGGCCTCCGACGGGGCCGGGCTCGGGGTGGAGGCCGACGGGTCCGGTGCCGGCTCCTGACCGGGGACACCGATCTCGAAGTTGTCCACCAGCCACGGGAGCAGTTCCGCGTACGCCTTGGTGGTGTCCGGCTGGTTGAAGTCGTGCGACAGCACGATCGCGCCGTCCCGGGTCTCCTTCTTGACCTGCTTGACGATCCGGCTGATGTGCTGCTCGGAGGTCTCGCCCTCGGGGTGCTCCCAGTCGCGCGGGTCGACCTCCCAGTAGAGCGAGGTCATGCCGTCGCCGTAGGCGGTCTGCACGAGCCGGTCGGTGAAGTTGCCGCCGGGGGCCCGGAAGTACGGGATCTCGGCGTTCGGCACGGCGGCTCGGATCGCCGCGTTCGTCCGATCCAGATCAGCGCGGATCTGGTTCGGCTTCTTCTTGCCGATCTTCAGGTCGTGGCTCCACGTGTGGTTGCAGAGAACGTGCCCGGCGTCGGCGATCTGCCGGACCAGGTCCGGGTGCCGACGGGCCTGGGTGCCGACCAGGCAGAAGACCGCCTTGACGTCGTTCTGTGCCAGCAGCGCCAGCACCTTCGGCGTCTCGTTGGGGTCCGGCCCGTCGTCGAAGCTCAGCATCACCGTCTTGGAGCCGGTGGTGCGCAGCGAGTTGAACGGCCCGTCGCCGACCGGGACGATGGCCTGTTGCGCCTTCTCCTCGGTCTTCGCGACGCTGGGTGTGGCGGTCGGTGCCGTGGGGCCGGCCGGAGCCTTCCCGGTCGCCGCGGGCAGGGCCTCCACCGGGTCCGGCTCGGGGGCCTGCTGCTGTTGTGGCTTCTTCTTCTCGGTCCGGCTGATCACGCCGACCGCCTCGGCGGCGGCGGTCATCACGCTGGTGCTCTCCCCGCCCTGCGGGATCGGCACGGCGGTGAGCAGCAGCCCGGCCGCGACCAACCCGGCGAGCGCCAGCTGCGGGCGGCGGCGGGCCACCTGCAGCCAGCTCGTCCGTGAGGTCTCCGCAGGTGCGCGGTGGGCGCCTTGCGAGGTCTGGGCGCGGACCGTCAGGGTCCCGAAGCGCTCCACGGTGTGCCGTCCGGCACTGCCGCGGGGCCGGGGCGGGGTGGGACGGGAGGTTCCATAGGAGCCGTCCGAGCCGGCCCGGTGCCGCGGCATCGGGACTGTGGCGCCGGAGGCGTCCGTGAAAGCGGTGCGAAGGCCGGTGAGCCGGGCGACGATGGGCTGCGTGGCGGTTTCTCCGGCCGTTTTGTCCGGCACTCGATGCCGTCCACGGGCCACGATGTCGTCGCGAGACGTCGGCGCTGATGAAAGCGGGGCGTTCGGCGGCATTCGTCATGAGTACACGTGTTGCACGATCAAGCGCGATACCAAATAGGTAACCTCGTCGATACCTTGAGTGATATTCACAGCTCATCTCATGTGGCTACGCTGTGCAACATTCGTCAGGACGACGCCGATTCGTCCTCTCCGCGCTCCGGTTCAGCTAAAACCCTGTGCTTATGATCACGAGGGGTTATCTCCGCTGCGAGTGGCGTGGGCCAGCCAGTCGACCACCTCACTGACGGATCCACCCTTGGCGAGCAGCGCCCGCTGGCGGGCCGCACCGGTGCCGTGCTCCCGCAGTCGTCCCCATAGGGCGGTGACCGTCTCCAGGTCGCCGTGCCGCTCCAGTTCCGGGCGGACATAGTCGACGAGCTGGCGCAGCAGGCGCCCGGTCGGGCGGGGCTGCCGGGTGGCCATGTCGATGTTCAGGCCCTCCAGGCCGTCGTGCGCGGCCCGCCAGTGCGCCGCCACCAGGAGCGGATGGGCCACGTCCGGGGCCGGGGTACCGGCGCGGACCTCACGCACCAGGGTCGCGACCAGGGCCCGGGCCAGGCCGGCCAGCAGCACCGCGTCGTCGGCGGTGGGCATCACGTCGCCCATCCGGATCTCGACGGTCGGATAGCTGGCGGAGAGGCGGGCGTACCAATAGAGCATTCCCTCGTCGAGCATCGCGCCGCTCGCCTCCAGGTCGGCGACCAGCGTCAAGTAGTGCTCGTGGGACCGCAGGTAGGGCGCCGGGCCGACGGTGGGCCAGCGCTCCCACATCATCGAACGCCAGCTGGAGTACCCGGTGTCGCGACCGCCGAACAGCGGCGAGTTGGCGGTGGCCGCCTGCAGGATCGGCAGCCACGGGCGCAGGTGGTTGAGCACCTGCACGCCGGTCTCCGGGTCGGGGATGCTGACGTGCACGTGGGTGCCGCACATGCCCGGACCGGGGGAGAGATCGCCGAAGCGCTCGCGCATCAGGTGATAGCGATCGTTGTCGACGATCCGGGCGTTGGGGCCGGCGGCGGGCCCGGTGCCGACCGCGACGAGCCGGGCTCCGGCCCGTTCGGCGGCGGCGCCCACTTCGGCGCGCAGCCCCCGCAGTGAGGCGGCGAGCGCGCCCAGGTCGAGTTGCGGCGGGCTGGCCACCTCGATCTGGCTGCGGTAGAACTCGTGCTGCACCACGGCCCGCAGTTCGGCGGGCAGTTGGGCGAAGACCTCGTCGACCACCTCGGCCGCCCGCGGTTCCACCGCGTCGACGAGGAGGTACTCCTCCTCGACGCCGAGAGTGTGCAGGTCGTCTTGTTCGGCCTGGGCGGCGAGCTCCGGAGAGATCTCGTTGCTCTCGGTGGCGGTCTCCATGAGCAGCGGGATACCCGGTGGGATCTCTCCGAAAACGATCGAGATTCTTCCATATTGACAAGCTTTGGAAACGAGCGCGAAACTTCTGAGAGCGCTCTCACAATCCCCGGAAAGGCGCATTCCCCATGCGTATCCCCCGAAGAATCCTGGCCGTGGCGAGCGCGTTGCTCGTCGCCGGCGCATCCGCCACGTTCGCCGCCCGGGCCGAGGCCGCCGTGCCGCCCGCGCCCACCGGCATGACCCTGACCTTCAGCGACGACTTCACCGGCACGGCCGGCACCGGGCTCAACCGCTCCAACTGGCTCTACTCGACCGGCACCGGATATCCCGGCGGTGCCGCCAACTGGGGCACCGGCGAGATCGAGACGATGACCGACTCGACCGCGAACGTCTACCAGGACGGCGGCGGCAACCTGGTGATCAAGCCGATCCGGGACGCGGCCGGCAACTGGACCTCCGGCCGGGTGGAGACCCAGCGCACCGACTTCGCCGCCCCGGCCGGCGGCAAGATGCGTATCGAGAGCCGGATCCAGCAGCCCAACGTGACCGGGGCGGCCGCCGCCGGGTATTGGCCGGCGTTCTGGGCGCTCGGTGACGCGGCCCGCCCGGTCGGCGCCACCAACTGGCCCAGCATCGGCGAGCTGGACATCCTGGAGAACGTCAACGGCCGGTCCAGCGTCTTCGCCGCCCTGCACTGCGGCACCAACCCGGGCGGCCCGTGCAACGAGACCACCGGCCTGACCAGCGGCGAACGGGCCTGCAGCGGCTGCCTCGGCAGCTTCCACACCTATGCGATCGAGTACGACCGGAGCGTCTCGCCCGAGCAACTGCGGTGGTACCTGGACGGCGTCAACTACTTCACCCTCAGCTCCACCGCGGTCGACGCCACCACCTGGAACAACGCCACCCACCACGGGTTCTTCGTGATCCTCAACGTGGCGATGGGCGGTGGGTTCCCGGCGGCGTTCGGCGGCGGCCCGACCGCGGCCACCCAGTCCGGTGTGCCGATGCTCGTCGACTACGTGGCGGTCTACCAGTCCGCCACGGGCACCGGCACCACGCGCAGCGCTTACGACCGGATCGAGGCCGAGTCGTACAACAGCTCGGCCGGGATCCAGGTGGAGACCTGCTCCGAAGGTGGTCAGAACGTCTCGTACGTGGCGAACGGCGACTGGCTTCAGTTCAACGACGTCGACTTCGGCACCGGTGGGGTCAAGGATTTCGTGGGCCGGGTGGCGTCGGGTGCCACGACCGGGATCAGTGGCCTGGTCGAGGTGCGCCTGGACAGCCGGAGCAACGCACCGATCGGGGCGTTCGCGCTGGCCGGTACCGGCGGCTGGCAGACCTGGCAGTCGATTCCGGCCAACGTCACCGCGGTGACCGGCAAGCACACCGTGTATCTCACCTTCACCAGCGGCCAGTCCGCCGACTTCGTG from Actinoplanes derwentensis includes these protein-coding regions:
- a CDS encoding MerR family transcriptional regulator; its protein translation is MLIGELAERAGTSPRTLRYYEEHGLIRPRRDANGYRQYDDGELRVVHEIRALLADGFGVGDIRPFVECLRAGNSSGHVCPDSAAVLRRKLAEVDGYLDQLTEVRDRLRDQLQEIRCQMTP
- a CDS encoding patatin-like phospholipase family protein; amino-acid sequence: MIDGPVAFVLGGGGVLGAVEVGMLRALFRAGFRPDYVVGTSIGAVNGALVASDPSEGVTERLVRLWTSPEAAAVYGDSLGRQMRRFAARTHLHSPRPLRRLLEAELGESATFADLKVPFHCCAASIERAAEHWFDSGPLVEAVLASSAVPGLLPPMEIGGEHYVDGGIVNSIPIGEAVRLGAKMIFVLQVGRVERQLSVPKRPWEVAQVAFEIARRHRFAREMAALPDDVRVHVLPSGGGEPENRDDSPWAYRDMASVGRRISRAYTASRRYLTANVHPLPSLPSPPES
- a CDS encoding 1-acyl-sn-glycerol-3-phosphate acyltransferase, which produces MGLPPVWVRRLVLAPTVILLAATLVTTLPVWLLLALAVSPLVPGRLRVPRLVFLLVVYLVWDAVALVALAVLWVASGFGWRIRSPWFQRAHYVLTGFFLKTLFWFARWSLHLEIEVVGTDPDTAQPGRPEIVVSRHAGPGDSVMLIHGLVNWFAREPRIVLKAALQWDPAVDVLLNRLPNRFISPGRTRTATLEEQIGELATGLDENDAFVIFPEGGNFTPRRKVNAIARLRARGLHDMAGRAERMRNLLPPKPGGLLAAIEAAPDAGVIFVAHTGLDRMVTVADVWRELPMDKKLVMRFWSVPPEEVPAGEQERIDWLYDWWARIDAWIDENRPAPRPLWTPRTQAPPRA
- a CDS encoding FHA domain-containing protein; this encodes MRFEVSKVLDAIETRLTTDPALARAVVDLAEVVRYADLDGGRPASLVRLGLLVDALGRYMSEENVPVFAVVPRALLSDTDLTSNERMVVRRWADDGKVEVVPSVEDRPLEVAEMLGLPVLTRDREDHFRGNRPWVTEPGRLLALVSGQGGPALVARVGRGEVAPPVSRSPLGDRLLARVWRCPSTSCNAYGDGGDADSPFADMRTYTSPVSQPPPALRSGVPTCPRHGDRLRDVGPRPATEVFSVRVDGVIRQRFVVSEDRAVVIGRAPEGGSGVMLGQWLTDEARKWISRGHVQLSLRNGEITVTDISMNGSGVRPNGSMDDDMRITLRRDESRPVNIDDIVELYANVLVGRSRLWSSGGLVQPESVMGEAPTMAFRPVGR
- the rocD gene encoding ornithine--oxo-acid transaminase, with product MTTVEFRTPDALADAELWTAHNYHPLPVVVAEAEGSWVTDVDGRRYLDFLAGYSALNFGHRHPGLIAAAHAQLDKVTLTSRAFVHDRFAEFCGGLARLCGKDLVLPMNTGAEAVETAIKVARKWGYRVKGVPDGQAEIIVAADNFHGRTTTIVSFSTDPDARADFGPYTPGFVVVPYGDLDAVRAAITPNTVAVLMEPIQGEAGVLVPPAGFFAGLRELCTADNVLLIADEIQSGLGRTGKTFAIEHEGVVPDMYVLGKALGGGIVPVSAVAADRDVLGVLKPGEHGSTFGGNPLACAVGAEVVTLLAGGEFQERSERLGARLHAGLTELIGHGVVAVRGRGLWAGVDIDPALMTGRQACERLAERGVLAKDTHGSTIRLAPPLVVTEEEIDQALAHLADVVKV
- the ddaH gene encoding dimethylargininase; translated protein: MSITRRYLMCRPTHFAVTYRINPWMDPTAPYDNALAVRQWDNLREIFLGLGHTVDLIEPLPGLPDMVFAANGGTVVDGRVLGVQFRDAERADEAPAYAGWFREHGFEVREPKQTNEGEGDILLAGDVLLAGTGFRTAHASHAETQEFLQRPVITLQLVDPAYYHLDTALCVLDEQNIAYLPQAFSPGSQSVLRQLFPNAIIATPEDAAVLGLNAVSDGETVVLPSQAVRLAADLNRAGYKTIGVDLSELRKAGGGPKCCTLEVRS